In Pseudomonadota bacterium, the genomic window GCGCTTGCGTGGTGACGCGCAGACCGCGTCCGCCCCCGTGGTGGTAGTGTCCTCGCAGAATGACCCCGACAGCCGCGCGCGGGTCGCGGCGTTCGGGGTCGACTACTTCCTCGACAAGCCGTGTTCGGGCCGCTTGCTGCTCGACGCCGTGGACCGCGCCATGCAGTCCGAGTCGGTGGTCTGAGGTGTCCGGCGACGACGTGGTTCGCGCCCCGCTTCAACCCCTGCGTTGCCTGGTCATGCCGCTCTCTGAGCGCTTTGCGCTGCTGCCGAGTGCGCTGGTGCACGCGCTGCTCTACAACGAACGCGTCTCGGCGCCGCCGCTGCACGCGCCTGCCTGGGTGTTGGGCAGTGTCCAACGGGACGGCAGTGGCGTGGTGCCACTCTTGTCACTTGAGCGTCTTTGCAGCTTGCGAACAGGTTCGAGTGACATTGGCCACATCGCGCTGATCCGGCGGGTCGACGTCGGCGAGACACCGCCGTTTTTTGCCGTGCGGCTCGCCGCGGCCCCCTGGGTGGTCGAAGTGGACAGCGCGAACGTGTCGCGCTCGGCCGCAACCGACGCGGGCGTCGGCTGCGTTGCGAGCCACATCACCCTCGACGGCAAGGCGGGCGTCATACCGGACCTCGACGCGATTGGTCGGCATCTCAGCGGCCTCTCGGACGGCGCGCCGGCGGCCGACGCCTGAGCACGCGGCCTACAGCAGTGCCTGACGGGCGCGCATCAGCGCGACGGCGACCACCGCTGCGGTTTCGGTGCGCAACACCAACGGGCCGAGCGAGACGCCTTGCCAGCCGTGCACCAGAGCGGCGTTCAGCTCCGCCTCGCTGAAACCCGATTCCGGTCCGACCATGACGCTCGGGCCAGGCGCGCTGGCCAGCGGGGCCTGGCTGATCAGCGTGTCGCAGCGCGGATCGAGCACCAGCCCCGGTGCGGTGTCGCGCAGGAACGGTTCGACGTTGCAGGGCGGGTCGAGGGCAGGGAGATCGCAGCGGCCACTTTGTTCACAGGCGCTGATCACCACGTTCTGCCAGTGCTGCTGTTTCTTCGGCAGTCGCTCGGCCGAGAGCCTCACGCTGCTGCGGGCGCTCATCAACGGCTGAATTCGCGCGACACCGAGCTCCACGCACTTCTGCAAGGCGTAATCCATGCGGTCGCCGCGCGACACGCCGAGCGCCAGTGTGATCGGTTGGCCGCGTGCCGGCCCGGCGTGGCACCGCTCGACCGCGGCGGTGGCGGTTCGCCCGGAGACGCTCAGCGCGGCAGCGTAGGCCTGGCCGTCGCCGTTGAAGAGCTCGATCGCCGCGCCCGACTGCAGCCGCAACACGCTGATCGCGTGCCGTGACGCACCGGGCGACAGTGGCACGCTGGCTCCCACGGCCAAGGTCGCGTCGGTGTAGAAGCGCGGCACGTGGGCCATCAGCCCTTGCTCTCGCGCAGCAGGCGGCGGTAGCGGTCGCGCTCTTCTTGAGAGAGTTCACCCAGGTGCCGGTTCTGCAACAGACTGGCGGCCTCGTCGGCGCGTGCGGTGCGCCGCAACCGGTCTAGGCTCTCCTCGAGCAGCGACCGGGCCTCGGCGGCGTCGTAGTCCCGGCCGTCGGGCAATTGCTCGGTGGCCAACTGCGCGAGTGCATCGTGCAGTGGGTCGTCTCGAAAGCGCTCCAGCAGGGTGGCCGTGGTGGGGCGGCTCAGCGACGCGGCGATCCCCACCAGCTTGTAGAACACCGGGCTGGCCGGGTCACTGTCACTGCACTCGAAGGCCTCGGGGTCGAGCTCGGCTACCAGGTTGGGAAACTGCACGATCATCGACAGCGCCGCGCGGATGGGCGTCAGGCGTTTGCCGTCGGGTTTGGTGGCGAGCCGAGGCTGCGTCGTCGCTGGCGGCGCACGCACCCCGGTGCCGACGGCCTCCTGGATGCGTTGGTTGAGCAGGTCGCGGTAGACGCCGTGTGGCAACTTGGCGATCAGTGGCGTCGCCTGTTCAGCAAGCCTGGCACGTTCGCCGATGCTGCGGGTGTCGGCGGCGCCGAGGTGTTGCAACAGGAAATCGGCCAGTGGCGTGGCCGTGTCGAGCAGGGCCTCGAACCCGCT contains:
- a CDS encoding 16S rRNA (uracil(1498)-N(3))-methyltransferase yields the protein MAHVPRFYTDATLAVGASVPLSPGASRHAISVLRLQSGAAIELFNGDGQAYAAALSVSGRTATAAVERCHAGPARGQPITLALGVSRGDRMDYALQKCVELGVARIQPLMSARSSVRLSAERLPKKQQHWQNVVISACEQSGRCDLPALDPPCNVEPFLRDTAPGLVLDPRCDTLISQAPLASAPGPSVMVGPESGFSEAELNAALVHGWQGVSLGPLVLRTETAAVVAVALMRARQALL